In Besnoitia besnoiti strain Bb-Ger1 chromosome I, whole genome shotgun sequence, the genomic window TCAGCACCGGCTAGTTTTTCTCTGTTAATACGGTTCACCTGCTTTGTCGTCGGCATAAGGCTATTGAGGGCTCGGCTCTCTtggtgcgcgtctgcgtctacGACAATGCAGCAGCTGTTACTCTTTTTGCTGGGTGTGAGTGCGCTACCCTGGCTTCCACGCGACGGGGGGCTGCCGGTGTTCGCCCACGGCACGGAAGATGGCGGCATCGAGCCCGATCACTTCCGCACATTGATGGTCACCTTCCATGAAGACTGTGAtccagaagaagcgaaaagaAGAGCTCTACAGAGCAGCTTGCAAGAAAAGTTCTCGGCCTTGCCGCAAGCTGCTCCTGGGCTCGGTGCACACACAGGATCCAGCGAATCACCGTAAGGAAGCACCCTCTAAGCAGACTCGCGACATAAACGCATCAGTCTTTCTCCGCTGTTGCATCAGAGTTGGCGCGATGGTGATTCAGAGCGCGCTTCGTGACAGGAGTATGACAAGGGCCATGCTTTGTTTTCGTGTACCTGTCGTGCCGTTTCAGGGCAACGGTGTCCGTCACCGCCGCTGGTGTCGCTTCATATGAGGCATACACGACGAAACAGTTCACCGCTGATTTTTCCCACATGGCTACGTCTGCAGAATCAGAAGAGGCTTCCCAGCTTCCCCCTTCGAGGTGCGTGGTGACCGACGAGACCTTGCACCGCGTTGGGGTCGACATCATCAACCTCACAGATTGCCCCTCAGTTGAAGGGGGCGAATTAAAACTCGCGTTTGAAAGGGATCCATGTGTGTCTTCAGTCGAGTTCGACCAGCTTGTTCACATAGTCGATGGAGAACATGACCCTCCGTTCCTCGGGTCGAACTCGGGGCACATCGTACAGCCCACCTCAGAGCCTGATGCACCAAAAAGAGATCGAAAGAAGCTCGCGGAAGAACCGTACTGGCTTGAGATAGCGGGGTTCGACGAAGCGTCTGATCTGGCTGAGTGTCTTCGAAGCGAGGTTGTGGCTGTCATAGACACCGGTGTGGCCTACAACCACCCATCGCTTCGGAGAAACATGTGGAAGAACCCTGGAGAGATCCCGGGAAACGATATTGACGATGACAATAACGGATTCGTCGACGACGTTTATGGCTTCAACTTCATCGACAACAATGGGGACATGTCAGATGACAACGGCCATGGCACTCACTGCGCTGGCATTATTGCGGGCTTGAAAAACACCGATACGGGCGCCCGAGGAGTCTGCGGTACTACCAGCGTTGCTGGCCTGAAGTTTATgggaagcagcggcagcggtgcCACGAGCGATGCTGTCAAGGCGATCAATTACTGCATACAAATGGGCATCCGTATCAGCAACAATAGCTGGGGCGGTCCAGGGCGAACAGATGCCTTGGAAAAAGCTATTGTCAAATCACATGAAGCTGGCCATATCTGCGTAGTAGCGGCTGGCAATGCTGGACAAAACATTGATCGATCTCCCTCGTATCCCGCCTCTTACAGCTCCTCAAACATCgtggccgtcgccgccaccgACTCTTCGGATTCAATGGCGTCGTTCAGTAACACCGGGGCCCGTTCGGTACACGTCGCTGCGCCTGGTGTGGCAATATTATCGACGTATCCACCTGATTCCTTCAAGGAACTCTCAGGAACGTCTATGGCGTCCCCTGTGGTAGCGGGACTAGCTGCTTTGTTAGTGTCCCTTCCATTTGAGGACCACTTGCAAGTAAAGGAAGCTATCATGGAAGGTGTGGACAAAATCCCGGCAACCCGCGGTGAGTGCGAACAAGTGCCGCAACCTCATGCTCCAGAGTCAGCCCGAAGCCCTGAACGGTGAATCGCCACACTGTTTACTCCTCTGTTCAGTGCACCAGATAGCGAATTTATGCAGGCGTCTCACTGATGCAGCGGGACTGGCTGCCTGAGAACGACTATGTATGCGTGCCTGCGTATCGGTAAAAGGCGCAAACAGGCGAACCTTGCAGCGCGCCTGTCACCAAGAACCCCATCTTGGCAATCATTTACGGCAGACAGTGGCCAGTCGTCTGAACCGCGGTGTGCTGACGCCGTTGAATCAAACATAGATGCAGCCTGTGGCACCGGTGTGTGGTTTCTTTTCTTGCTCAGGTAGGGTAAAATCAGGAGGCCGAATCAACGCCGCACAGTCAATCTTATGGCTCGCCAACGCGCTGGGAATGCAACGTAGCTTtctcgaaggcgaagcagcacgAAAACACTTGCAGTACAACAGCGAGGTCCTCGCAGATGGGCGTGAAGAGAGGAGCGATTGCTGAAATGTATGTGCGCGCACAACGTCCCATGAGGTAGCAGAGTTATGACGTGCCGCTGGGCGGTTCGTTCGGTGTCTACGTGGGGAGTGAGCCAGAGTCGGCAGGACGGTTGGTTAAAAGCCACATACCCTACCCCCTTGCAGACCTTGGAATTTGCAACAGTTTTTGCACGGTCCCACAAGACTACCCGTTTTGTGTCATTTTGTCAAGGTTTCTGTTTTTGTCTACTTCTGCCAGTCTAATTTTTTGAGGGACCAGGCTCGGTCCGCACAGGGCCTCGAGGAGTCTACTCGTCCAACTTGTTGAAACACTAGAGATTGTACTAAGGAAAAATCACACGGACTGGGCAAGCAAAGATGGCACAGCTCTAGTTTGCTGG contains:
- a CDS encoding subtilisin SUB9 (encoded by transcript BESB_010210) is translated as MQQLLLFLLGVSALPWLPRDGGLPVFAHGTEDGGIEPDHFRTLMVTFHEDCDPEEAKRRALQSSLQEKFSALPQAAPGLGAHTGSSESPATVSVTAAGVASYEAYTTKQFTADFSHMATSAESEEASQLPPSRCVVTDETLHRVGVDIINLTDCPSVEGGELKLAFERDPCVSSVEFDQLVHIVDGEHDPPFLGSNSGHIVQPTSEPDAPKRDRKKLAEEPYWLEIAGFDEASDLAECLRSEVVAVIDTGVAYNHPSLRRNMWKNPGEIPGNDIDDDNNGFVDDVYGFNFIDNNGDMSDDNGHGTHCAGIIAGLKNTDTGARGVCGTTSVAGLKFMGSSGSGATSDAVKAINYCIQMGIRISNNSWGGPGRTDALEKAIVKSHEAGHICVVAAGNAGQNIDRSPSYPASYSSSNIVAVAATDSSDSMASFSNTGARSVHVAAPGVAILSTYPPDSFKELSGTSMASPVVAGLAALLVSLPFEDHLQVKEAIMEGVDKIPATRGRVKSGGRINAAQSILWLANALGMQRSFLEGEAARKHLQYNSEVLADGREERSDC